In Kineococcus sp. NBC_00420, a single genomic region encodes these proteins:
- a CDS encoding magnesium transporter MgtE N-terminal domain-containing protein encodes MSGPTTRVFAARLAGTSVFDPQGDQVGRIRDVVGMIRPRGPVRVIGLVVEVPGRRRVFVPMTRVTNVEVGQVLTTGIVNMRRFEQRGTETLLLAELLDRTVDLADGSGEATIEDLGLEPVRPRDWQLTKLFVRRGRAPRGLSGRLRRRGETMTIGLDAVVGGVVGLAAPDLDQGATNLLAAFEELKAADLAEVIHELTPKRRLEVAAALDDERLADVLEELPEDDQVQILSALAGARAAHVLEEMQPDDAADLLSELPVEQAERLMALMDPDEAEPVRRLLAYDERTAGGLMTSDPVVLAPDATIAEALAHVRRTELSVPLATAVYVCRPPLETPTGRYLGTAHLQRLLREPPQTPLGQILDNDITPLSPEETLQGVTRQLAAYNLVSLPVVDEDGHLLGAVTADDVLDHLLPDDWRDAEEPVFEEPSAGGVTRG; translated from the coding sequence GTGAGCGGCCCCACCACACGCGTCTTCGCCGCCCGGCTGGCGGGAACGTCGGTCTTCGACCCTCAGGGCGACCAGGTCGGGCGCATCCGCGACGTCGTCGGCATGATCCGCCCCCGCGGCCCGGTCCGGGTGATCGGCCTCGTCGTCGAGGTCCCCGGCCGGCGCCGGGTCTTCGTCCCGATGACCCGGGTCACCAACGTCGAGGTCGGCCAGGTCCTGACCACCGGCATCGTCAACATGCGCCGCTTCGAGCAGCGCGGCACCGAGACCCTGCTGCTGGCCGAACTGCTGGACCGCACGGTGGACCTGGCCGACGGCAGCGGCGAGGCGACGATCGAGGACCTCGGCCTGGAACCGGTCCGACCGCGCGACTGGCAGTTGACGAAGCTCTTCGTGCGCCGCGGCCGGGCGCCGCGCGGTCTCTCCGGTCGCCTGCGCCGCCGCGGCGAGACGATGACCATCGGCCTCGACGCCGTCGTCGGCGGGGTCGTCGGGCTCGCCGCGCCGGACCTCGACCAGGGCGCGACGAACCTGCTGGCCGCCTTCGAGGAGCTCAAGGCCGCCGACCTCGCCGAGGTCATCCACGAGCTGACGCCCAAGCGACGCCTCGAGGTCGCGGCGGCGCTGGACGACGAACGCCTCGCGGACGTCCTCGAGGAGCTCCCCGAGGACGACCAGGTCCAGATCCTCTCCGCCCTGGCCGGGGCCCGTGCCGCCCACGTCCTGGAGGAGATGCAGCCCGACGACGCGGCCGACCTGCTGAGCGAGCTGCCGGTGGAGCAGGCCGAGCGGCTGATGGCGTTGATGGACCCCGACGAGGCCGAACCGGTGCGACGGCTGCTGGCCTACGACGAACGCACCGCCGGTGGTCTGATGACCTCCGACCCGGTCGTCCTGGCCCCCGACGCGACGATCGCCGAGGCCCTGGCCCACGTCCGCCGCACCGAGCTGAGCGTCCCGCTGGCCACCGCCGTCTACGTCTGCCGGCCGCCGCTGGAGACGCCCACGGGCCGTTACCTCGGGACGGCGCACCTGCAGCGGCTGCTGCGCGAGCCGCCGCAGACGCCGCTGGGCCAGATCCTGGACAACGACATCACCCCCCTCTCCCCCGAGGAGACACTGCAGGGGGTGACGCGCCAGCTGGCCGCCTACAACCTGGTGTCGCTGCCCGTGGTCGACGAGGACGGGCACCTGCTGGGCGCCGTGACGGCCGACGACGTCCTCGACCACCTGCTGCCCGACGACTGGCGCGACGCCGAGGAACCCGTCTTCGAGGAGCCGAGCGCAGGGGGCGTGACCCGTGGCTGA